Genomic DNA from Candidatus Omnitrophota bacterium:
GGTCCTCGCGCGGTCCTCCATGTCGGCCCAGAGATAAAGGTCTTTGACCGTGCTCCCGATCATCTCCTCGCGGCTGTAACCGAACAGTTTCGCGCAGCGGTCATTGACGTTCAAAATGACCCCGTCCCTCAACCGCGAGAACCCGATGGCCACCGGGCCCGACTGAAAGACCCGGGCGAATCGGTCTTCGGAACGCTGAAGGGTCTCTTTCATGATCCGGCTGTGCGTGACATCCCGCGTGATCCCGAAAACCATCTCAACCCGGCCTTGCCGGTCCAGCAGGGGGACATAATCTGACAGGAAAGAATATTTCTCGGATTTCAATTGGACATGACACTCACACCTTTGCGGCTTGCGCGTTGTATAAGCTTTTAATAGCGTCGGCAAATATTCTTTCGTGACCTCGGTCTGGAAGATGTCCTCATCCCGTCGCCCGAGCAAATGGCTCAGGGGCAACCCTGTTCTCTTGGCCCCTTCTTTATTGATAAAAAGGCATCTGCGCTCGGCGTCGAGGATGACAAAAGGATATGGAAGGCTGTTTAACACCGCCCGGAAAAGCCGCGCGGAGAGGAGGTTGGACATCCTGCCTTTTTTTTGAGAATCTGCTGCCATGGTTCCCTACCTTTGATCAAAACCGGGGCCGGTCCTGTTGAAAAATCATGCCGCTGGTCAACCCAAGGTGCCGCTGGATATTGTCCGGGGTGAAAATCTGAGGAGAGAATCCTGTAACACCAATCCAATTGTATCCGATGGGCAAAAAAAGTAAATCGGAGGAAACACGGGGGAAAGTAGGTAGGACTACGCATGCCTCAACTAATCCATAAACCATACAAGCACAACATGTTGCACCCATACCGTTGCGATTCTTTTCCTCAACAACATACCCAATAAAAGCGTTAGCGGGATCGGCGGCGGGATTTCGGCAGATCGGCCAGCAGGCCGGAAAGCTTTTGATCATAACGGATGAAACACCGAGTCAAAATTTTATCCAAAGACGCGCGATGCTCCAGGATCAGCTCGAAACACAGGATCACCAGGTCGCCGGTTTCCACAACGGCGTGCTTATCCTTCCGGCGGCAGAGCTCCTCGATCTCCGCCACATGCTTGCGCATGAGATGAAGAAGCCGCTTCTGATGGGAAATTTTCACTTTCTGGTTATAACAGCGGGACAACCGGTGAATCTCTTTGATCCGCGCCTTGGCCTGGGGGAAGATGACGTTTGTAGTCATCGGATTTACCGCCTTTTCACGTCTCTCTTCATTCTTCATCAATCCCCCCCTCTGATATTTTTCCCATAGGATGTCCCTTCCTGGTTTTAAGAAGAAGGTGCTTTGGCAAAAATGCGATATTTGCGATCATGGTGGGAATCACCGCACTGGCAATCACGGCCGCGACAAGAAAGGAGTATTGTTCTCGCGTGACGATACCGTGAGAAAAGCCGTAAAGGGCGGAGATCGTCCCGAATGTCAAGCCGGTGGACATCATCAGCGTGTAAAACCATCGTTCTGAATGTTCCTGGCGAAAACGGCTAATGACCGGATATAACCCAAAAATTTTGGAAACGACCTTGCCTGCCAATAAAATCAAGAAAATAAACGGGCCGGTGACCAGGGCCGGTACCGAAACAAGCGATCCCGCCCGGAGAAAATAAAACGGCGTAAGAAAACCGACGGTGAGGGTCCGAAAACGTTTGACCCAATGCTCCTCCTTGACCGCAAATTCAGCCAAGAGGATCCCGGCGATATAGGCGGGCAAGACAGCCTCACTTCCGGACCAATAGGCCAAAGCTCCCAGGCCGAATAAAACCAACATCACCCACTTGGCCCGGATGGCGGCCGTTCTGTTGCCATAAATTTTCGTCAGCAATGAGGTGAAAAACGGGAACGCGGCTAAAACTGCGCCGCTCACGGCGACAAAAATAACCGTTTTATGCGTAAAGGGAGCAAACAAAAGCCCCAGGACCAAGACGGTCCCCAAATCATTGACAAAACAGGCCCCCAGGATCCCTTTGCCGAACTCTGTTTTATTGAAACCCGTCTCCAGCATAACAGCATACACAACGGCCATTGAGGTTGTTGAAAGCGCCACTCCCGCCAGCCAACTGGCTTGAGGATCCCAATGAAGAACTAAACGCGCCAGCGCCGCGCATCCCAAGAACGGCGCCAAAAATCCGAAAATGCCAACGGTGAGGACCTCTTTCCATTTTGTTCGAATGACCCGCGGATCCAGCTCCGCCCCGGCCAAAAAGGTCAACAAAACAGCTCCCGTTGCCGCCAAAAACCGCAACCATTCGAGATTACTGCCCAAGGCATCTGGTCCCCAAAAATGATCGGCCACCGCAGCGGCGACAACCCCCACACAAATTTCTACAAGGGCAATTGACATTCTCAAATGATAAGCAACAATTGTTGATAAAACGGCGAGACCAAGCCAAAGCGCGGCAATTGTAAACGGACTTTCCATGCATTGTCCTTTCTTGCGGGGGCGCAAAAAAATAAGCCCCTATCGAGTTCTTCCTTGGTAGGGGCCTAACGAATAACCTCTACCACGCAACGCAGTAGAGGTTATTAACTCCAAAATTTCCGGAGTGATTATACGGTGAACCTCATCACCATTTTCATTATATATCAAAACCGAAAAATTCAATCATAGAATTATGAAATTTTTCAACGGCGACGCCTGCCCCTGTCAGGGGATCTCGAAATCTATGAATTTCTTCACGACTCTCTCCGGATACTGCGGAAAGTCCTCCGGCGTCAGCGTGATGATCGCCCGGCACCGCCGGGGCGGCGCCAATCCAGCATCCATAATTTTGTACCGTTTATACGCGGTCTCTCGGGATTTGAGCAGGGCCTTGTCAAAAGAGGGCGAGTCCGGCTTGGACAGGAAACGGTCGCTGTGGAATCCGTCCGGAAAATTCCCGCCGTAAAGGCTTGCGCCGGTTTCCAAATCCACGATCTTTGCGTACCCTCCGGTGTAAATCATCTTTCCGGTGTTTTTCACCTGAAAATAAACCCACCCCTTGTCGAACTTTAAATAGGAGACCTCGAAATCCGAGGATAGCGCCCGGGAAAAATAACGGTTGGAGAACGCGTCCACGACAACCAACGCCGCCACGATCCCCAAAATCCAGAGAGTCTTCTTCATCCCATCCTCCCTTCCGGAATCAGAAACCCGATCCTGGTTTGCGCAAAAACTCGATTTCCTCCGGAGTGGAGATCCGGTTCAGGACAAGGTTCCGGTGCGGAAAACGCCCGAAACGCTCAATGATGTCATGGTGCCTCCGGGCGTAACCGAGAGAATACTCGTAATAAGAAACATTGCCGGGGATTTTCAAACGGGCTTCGTCAACCAGAGATTGGAACCGTTCCAGGGCCAGTTTCTGGACCTGCAGTTCCTCGGAATGCATGAGCGGCATGTAAGCGAACGTCCTTTCGATGAGTTGCAGGCGGATGTCCGCGCCCTCCGGAATGGACCGGAGAGCCAGTTCCAGGGCCAGGGGATCGGTCGCGAACATCTTCGGCGTGTTGCGGAACATATTTCGGGAAAACTGGTCAAACAGGATGATGAGCGCCAGCCGTCCCCGGGGGGTGTCTTCCCATTCACGGTATTCCCGGCGGCTGGCCTTCTCCCAGTCGGCCCCGAAGGTGTCGCGGATCTCCCGGTCGAAATCATCGTTCTTGGCGAACCAGAGGCTGAACGGCGGGACTTTGCGGTCAACGGCCGTCTCATCGCTGAGTCCTCGGAACCAAAACTGCAGAATTTGCTCAATTTTATCCATGCGAAGATCCAGAGGGCTCCAGAAGATAATCGGACTTGATGTTCCTCAGACTGTTGAAAATATTCCAAACCAGTTGGCGGTTGTCCTGCTCCATCCGCCGCAGCATCTGCTTGATGAGCATCCGGTGGGACGTCTCGTCGTTGGCGCATTTGGACTGGCCGCCGATGGCCTCGATCCCCAGTTTCCCGGCCAAGAGGACCATGTTCTCCTCCCGCTCATAAGCCAGCGGACGGATGATCACGACCTTGCCGCCGAAGAGCGCCTGTTTAGGCCGCATGGCGCTGATCTCGCCGCGGTAAAACTGGTTCAAGAGGATCGTCTCCACGATGTCATCAAGATGATGGCCGAATGCGATCTTGTTGAACCCCATGCGGCCGGCAAATTCGAAAAGGGCGCGACGGCGGCTGCGCGACCAGCGGAAACAGTCGATCTCTTCCCATTTCTCGCCTTTCAACGACTCGGCCCGTTCGACATAATAGGGGAAGCCCTCCTGCTCCAGGTACTCGACCAGCTTTTGGGGGTTGAAATCCACGAACTCGAAATCCACATGAACGGCCGCGACCTCGAATTGGATTGGAGCGACTTTTTGCCGGTGACGCAGAACGTGCAACAGAGAGATGCTGTCTTTCCCGCCGGAAACAGCGACGGCGATCCGGTCCCCTTCCTGGATCATGTCATAATCCCCGATCGCCTTCCCGGCCAGGCGGGAGACGTCTATGAGTTCCTGGGGTTCGCTGATTCTGGACATGGTTATGCCTCTTTAAAATCCATCGTGTTCATAACGAAAGCTTATTCCCCGCCGGGGCGTCTTTGTCCAGACCTTTCAACCGGAAAACCTGTGGCGTGACGCCGCTGATCAACCGAACGACGGGCGCACGGACCGGTGTTTTCCCCGGATCCCGGCCCGCGTGACGGCAAAGGTCTCCCCATGTTTTGAGCCGCACGCTCATCGCGTGCATCACCTCGACGGTTTCCCCGTTGGCTTCGCAGAAATAATCGTAAAAAGGCATCCGACCCCCTCCGGCCTTGCAGGTTGAATTGTACTGGAGTTTCGGAATTATTGCAATTGTTGATTGATCTGGTAAAGCAGGCCCGACGCGATCTCGGGCTTGGCGAGGAGAAATTTGCGCGCGGTGATCTGCAGATGGACCCGCCGCGATTCCGCTTTTTGAATTCTCACTTTGACGTCACATCCCTGAAACTTGCCCTGGATGAACCCCGACGCCGGATCCGACCGCTTGATACTCCCGGCGTCGCTGATGGCCTTGAGGCAAACATCGAAAACCGTCTTTAACGAAATCCCTTCATATTCGGCCGTCGCGTTATCCTTGGCCACGATGACCCCCAGGACCCCCGCCGGCAGAAAGCCCACCCCCAGCCACGCGGCCGCGCCGTAGAGGCCGGCGCTCTTGATCGCCGTCGGCCCCATGGCCTGGACAAGGACAAGCGTGATCATCTGCGGCAGTCCTTTAATATTCCTAAACGTCTTGTTCTTCAGAGGAACATCGTAAGCCTTCACGAACGGCGGGTCCCCTTTGCTGTAATCCTTAAAAACCACCTTCTCGACATTCAGTTTAAGAACATCGATCTGCATCTTCATCTTCCAGGGGTCCATCTCTTGCGCAGCCCCTTTCGGGGAGGGGACCGTTTGATCTTTCTTCTCCTCTTTTTTCTTCGCGTCCTGGACGACCTTCAGGGCGTCGACGTTCAGCTGGCCGTCCTTGTTTTTCACAACAATCAATTCTTTCATGTTCATCCGGACCAAAGGCAGATGATTTTCGCCTTTCAGCACCGAAGGAAGGTCAAAATCAACAACGACGTCCGGTATATCCAGAAGGGTCTCCTTCGGAAACCCGGCCGGATTCCCGACCCGAAGGCCGCGGATATGGACCTTTTGAGTCAACGGGTTAGACGAGAAGCCCTCCATGGAGACCGGAGCGCCCAGGGCCCCTGATCCTGCCGTCGTGATCACGGCCTTCATCAACACGTCTTTGATGATCCATGCCGCGGCCATCCCAACGGCAAAGATCAGCAGCCATCGGCTTTTCAGAACTCCCCTCCTCATGATACCATTCCTGTTTCCATAAAAAGGGACAGCCCCGGGAATCCCGGGGACTGTCCCTTTTGCAATGGTTCCGCTCCCGGCAGATCAATTCTTGGAGAGCGTTTCCTTCATGATCGCCACGTCCTTGGCGGAATAATTCTTCACCAGCTTGTTGTCCTTGTCATAGACCGAGATGTCCCCTTCGGGTCCTTTGGCTGAGACATACAGGACCGTTCCGGCCTGGTCCTTGACAGCCACCCGGTGATCGTCAAGCCTCTCCAAAACCAGGGCCTGTTTCTCCTGGCCGTTGGCCTTGGGGAGAACGGTGATCTGATCGGTGGCCTTGTCGTAGGAGATCACAACTTCCTCTCTGCCCTGCGTGACCGTTTTGGCGTCCGCCATGTCCACCGGATTTTCCCCGGTCCAGAATTCGATGGAATTGAAAATGATGGCGTCCGCGAACGTCGCGATGCTGTACACCGGGATCAGCGTGACAACGAGGAAACACAGCTCGTCCATCCACTTGTCAGGCTGCTGAGAACGATGGAAGTTGTAAACCTTGCGGGTCAGGTTGAAAGAACCCGTACAGCCCGTGACCAAAAACGCGGCGATCATGACACCCAGGATTGCTTTTTTCAAGACGTCCTCCTTTGGTTGGTTTGGTTGAACGGATTTCTCGGGAGTGAGAATAATTGGGGAAATATCATCACCATGGTGAGAATGCGAGACATCAGCCTGCTGGGAATCGGTTCCATACAATCGCCTGGGGACGGCTCAAGGGAGTGGGATGCGAGAAAGATACCGCCCGGCACGGAAAGTAGTATATCCCCGATGTTAGAAAAATGTCAAGCGCGGAAAGGGATACTGCTGTCCCGGCAGATCACGGCCGGGATGGCTTTTGGATCAAGAAAACCGCAGGACTTTTTTCAATCGGCGGGGACGCCGTTTTCCATTCCCGGACAGGCATGGTCTTGACATACTGGGCCGGGCCGGTCAGGTCCGCGGCAATGCAGAGAAGCGTCCCGGGAGCGCAGGCGGCCAGGACGTCATCAAAAACATGCTTATTACGGTACGGGGTCTCCATAAAAATCTGCGTTTGCTGCTCGGCCGCTGAACGCTGTTCAAGGGCCCTGATCTTTTTCAAACGCTCTGCCTGTTCCCGGGGAAGATAGCCGTTAAACGCGAAATTCTGCCCGTTGAGCCCGGACGCCATCAGCGCCAGCAGGAACGACGACGCCCCGGCCAGAGGGACAACCTCTCTCCCGCTCTGGTGCGCCAGCCGCACAAGGTCCGATCCCGGGTCCGCCACGCACGGACAGCCGGCCTCGGAAATCAGCCCGGCATCACGACCCTGCAGGCCGTCCATGATCTTCCCCGCATCTGCCGCGGCCGCGTGTTCATCCAGGACAAAAAAAACGCATTCTTGCAGAGGAAACTGCGGGTCCAATTTTTTCAAAAACCGCCGGGCTGAGCGTTCCTCTTCCACAACAAACACGCGAAGCCCCGCGGCGACCTTCGCCACGTGGCCCGGGAGGCTGGCAGGAGACTCCGAATCGCTGATAAAACTGGGGATCAGATAAAGCCGTGGATTCATAAAAAAAGCGGGGTCTCCCCCCGCCATACTACCCTGTACATCAGGATCAATTAAACTGTTACCGTGCCTGCCGGGGCTGACTGCCAAAATTCCGGATGTTTCTCCAGAGCGCTTAACAGCAGTGCCACGACCGAAGAATCCAGTTGTGTCCCGGAAACCTTCTGTAATTCCTCCAGCACGACCTCGCGGGGCAACCGTTCGCGGTAAACCGTTGGGGAATTCATCTCATCAAACGTTTCCACCGCGCCGATGATCCTGGACTCCAGCGGGATGTCCGTGTCTTTCAGCCCGGAGGGATACCCCTTGCCGTCCACTCTTTCATGATGATACAAAATGATTTTTTTCTCCAGATGAAGAAACTTCAACGGCTCCAGGATATCCACGGCCAGTTGGGGGTGCCGCTTGACGATCTCCCATTCCTCGGGTGAA
This window encodes:
- a CDS encoding cation:proton antiporter, whose protein sequence is MESPFTIAALWLGLAVLSTIVAYHLRMSIALVEICVGVVAAAVADHFWGPDALGSNLEWLRFLAATGAVLLTFLAGAELDPRVIRTKWKEVLTVGIFGFLAPFLGCAALARLVLHWDPQASWLAGVALSTTSMAVVYAVMLETGFNKTEFGKGILGACFVNDLGTVLVLGLLFAPFTHKTVIFVAVSGAVLAAFPFFTSLLTKIYGNRTAAIRAKWVMLVLFGLGALAYWSGSEAVLPAYIAGILLAEFAVKEEHWVKRFRTLTVGFLTPFYFLRAGSLVSVPALVTGPFIFLILLAGKVVSKIFGLYPVISRFRQEHSERWFYTLMMSTGLTFGTISALYGFSHGIVTREQYSFLVAAVIASAVIPTMIANIAFLPKHLLLKTRKGHPMGKISEGGIDEE
- a CDS encoding DUF924 family protein; translated protein: MDKIEQILQFWFRGLSDETAVDRKVPPFSLWFAKNDDFDREIRDTFGADWEKASRREYREWEDTPRGRLALIILFDQFSRNMFRNTPKMFATDPLALELALRSIPEGADIRLQLIERTFAYMPLMHSEELQVQKLALERFQSLVDEARLKIPGNVSYYEYSLGYARRHHDIIERFGRFPHRNLVLNRISTPEEIEFLRKPGSGF
- a CDS encoding ATP-binding protein, which produces MSRISEPQELIDVSRLAGKAIGDYDMIQEGDRIAVAVSGGKDSISLLHVLRHRQKVAPIQFEVAAVHVDFEFVDFNPQKLVEYLEQEGFPYYVERAESLKGEKWEEIDCFRWSRSRRRALFEFAGRMGFNKIAFGHHLDDIVETILLNQFYRGEISAMRPKQALFGGKVVIIRPLAYEREENMVLLAGKLGIEAIGGQSKCANDETSHRMLIKQMLRRMEQDNRQLVWNIFNSLRNIKSDYLLEPSGSSHG
- a CDS encoding DUF3332 family protein encodes the protein MKKAILGVMIAAFLVTGCTGSFNLTRKVYNFHRSQQPDKWMDELCFLVVTLIPVYSIATFADAIIFNSIEFWTGENPVDMADAKTVTQGREEVVISYDKATDQITVLPKANGQEKQALVLERLDDHRVAVKDQAGTVLYVSAKGPEGDISVYDKDNKLVKNYSAKDVAIMKETLSKN
- a CDS encoding SAM-dependent methyltransferase, yielding MNPRLYLIPSFISDSESPASLPGHVAKVAAGLRVFVVEEERSARRFLKKLDPQFPLQECVFFVLDEHAAAADAGKIMDGLQGRDAGLISEAGCPCVADPGSDLVRLAHQSGREVVPLAGASSFLLALMASGLNGQNFAFNGYLPREQAERLKKIRALEQRSAAEQQTQIFMETPYRNKHVFDDVLAACAPGTLLCIAADLTGPAQYVKTMPVREWKTASPPIEKSPAVFLIQKPSRP